In Juglans regia cultivar Chandler chromosome 5, Walnut 2.0, whole genome shotgun sequence, the following are encoded in one genomic region:
- the LOC109009838 gene encoding non-specific phospholipase C1-like, which translates to MASRRLPISLFFFLYLIVSSQSLDFGPHKKKLKIDGPIKTIVVVVMENRSFDHVLGWLKSTRPEIDGLTGDESNRILVSDPESPEVFVSSDALFVDSDPGHSFQAIREQIFGSNDSSRSPLMNGFVQQATNMSDSMPRTVMSGFKPNLLPIYTELANEFAVFDRWFASVPASTQPNRFYVHSATSHGAMSNVRKDLIHGFPQQTIFDSLDENGLTFGIYYQNIPATLFFKSLRKLKHTLNFHSYSLKFKQHAKLGKLPNYVVVEQRYFDVDLFPANDDHPSHDMAIGQRFVKEVYETLRDSPQWNEMALLITYDEHGGFYDHVPTPVSGVPSPDGIVGPDPFYFRFDRLGVRVPTFLISPWIEKGTVIHEPDGPTPDSQYEHSSIPATVKKLFNLESNFLTKRDTWAGTFENYFYLRDTPRDDCPVTLPEVLRSLRPWGPKEDASLSEFQVELIQLASQLNGDYILSTYPDIGKSMTVGEANRYAEDAVKRFLEAGKAALRAGANESAIVTMRPSLTSRNMLRDHGHYVESQ; encoded by the exons ATGGCGTCCCGGCGATTACCCATCTccttatttttcttcctctacCTTATAGTTTCTTCTCAGTCCCTAGACTTTGGGCCACACAAGAAGAAGCTCAAAATCGACGGACCCATTAAAACCATAGTCGTCGTGGTCATGGAGAACCGTTCCTTTGACCACGTTCTCGGCTGGCTCAAATCTACCCGGCCCGAAATCGACGGCTTGACTGGCGATGAATCGAACCGGATTCTAGTCTCTGACCCGGAGTCGCCGGAAGTATTCGTCTCCAGCGACGCACTGTTCGTCGATTCGGATCCTGGTCACTCGTTCCAGGCGATCCGGGAGCAAATATTCGGGTCGAACGACAGCTCGAGGTCGCCGTTGATGAATGGGTTCGTGCAGCAGGCGACGAACATGAGTGATAGCATGCCAAGAACCGTCATGAGCGGGTTCAAACCGAACCTGCTACCGATTTACACCGAGTTGGCGAACGAGTTCGCGGTGTTCGACCGGTGGTTCGCTTCGGTGCCCGCGTCGACTCAGCCGAACAGGTTCTACGTCCACTCGGCGACCTCACATGGGGCCATGAGTAACGTACGGAAGGACCTTATCCATGGGTTCCCTCAGCAGACGATCTTTGACTCTCTGGACGAAAACGGCCTCACCTTTGGTATTTATTACCAAAACATCCCCGCCACCCTCTTCTTCAAGAGCTTGAGGAAGCTGAAGCACACCTTGAACTTCCATAGCTATTCCTTGAAGTTTAAGCAACATGCGAAGCTGGGCAAGCTTCCCAACTATGTGGTGGTGGAGCAAAGGTACTTCGACGTGGACTTGTTCCCGGCCAACGACGATCACCCCTCGCACGACATGGCCATCGGGCAGAGGTTCGTGAAGGAGGTGTACGAGACTCTGAGGGACAGCCCGCAGTGGAACGAGATGGCTCTGTTGATTACTTACGACGAGCATGGTGGGTTCTATGACCACGTACCTACGCCTGTCTCCGGCGTGCCTAGCCCGGACGGGATAGTTGGGCCCGACCCCTTTTACTTCCGTTTCGATCGGTTAGGTGTTCGGGTCCCCACCTTCCTGATCTCGCCGTGGATAGAGAAGGGCACCg TGATTCATGAGCCAGATGGACCAACACCAGATTCGCAATACGAACATTCTTCTATCCCTGCAACTGTAAAGAAGCTTTTCAATCTGGAATCAAACTTCCTGACCAAGAGGGATACATGGGCGGGTACTTTTGAGAACTACTTTTACCTTCGTGACACTCCACGTGATGATTGTCCAG TAACCCTTCCAGAAGTTTTGAGGTCATTGAGGCCATGGGGACCAAAAGAAGACGCAAGCCTGTCAGAATTCCAGGTTGAACTGATCCAGCTCGCATCGCAGCTCAATGGTGACTATATCCTGAGTACTTACCCAGATATAGGCAAAAGCATGACAGTGGGTGAAGCCAACAGGTATGCAGAGGATGCAGTCAAGAGGTTCTTGGAAGCTGGAAAGGCTGCTCTCAGAGCTGGAGCTAATGAATCTGCAATTGTTACAATGAGACCTTCCTTGACTAGCCGAAATATGCTTAGAGATCATGGTCACTACGTAGAGAGCCAGTGA
- the LOC109009840 gene encoding vacuolar cation/proton exchanger 3-like has protein sequence MDSQPPAAAAEAALMNNMEDGGGGDQPKGLVNKELWNGRSAHNVSSSILRKKSDPALVSKIRFKMLRQLLANLQEVVLGTKLAILFPAIPLAVVADFHNFGRPWIFASSLLGLAPLAERVSFLTEQIAYYTGPTVGGLLNATCGNATELIIALFALHENKIHVVKYSLLGSILSNLLLVLGTSLLCGGLANIKKEQRYDRKQADVNSLLLLLGLLCHLLPLMFKYAASGVDNFTDRYTLQLSRASSIVMLIAYIAYIFFQLKTHREIFESQEDDEEEEKAVIGFWSAFAWLVGMTIIIAVLSEYVVGTIEAASDSWGISVSFISIILLPIVGNAAEHAGSIIFAFKNKLDISLGVALGSATQISMFVVPLSVIVAWIMGIRMDLDFSLLETGSLAFTIIITAFTLQDGTSHYMKGVILFLCYLVIGACFFVDNIPMNETTSNLGVKLSSGASLNA, from the exons ATGGACTCACAACCACCAGCAGCTGCAGCTGAGGCGGCATTGATGAACAACATGGaggatggaggaggaggagatcaGCCTAAGGGATTGGTTAACAAGGAGCTCTGGAATGGAAGATCAGCACACAACGTTTCGTCCTCCATTTTGCGGAAGAAGTCGGATCCAGCACTTGTTTCGAAAATTAGGTTCAAAATGCTTAGACAATTGTTGGCTAATTTGCAAGAGGTGGTCCTTGGCACCAAGCTTGCCATACTCTTCCCCGCCATTCCTCTAGCTGTTGTTGCAGACTTCCATAATTTCGGAAGA ccTTGGATATTTGCCTCGAGCTTACTTGGACTCGCCCCGCTTGCTGAACGTGTCAGCTTCCTGACTGA GCAAATCGCATACTACACTGGTCCCACAG ttggAGGGCTTCTGAATGCAACGTGTGGGAATGCAACGGAGCTAATAATTGCACTATTTGCTCTTCAcgaaaacaaaatacatgttGTCAAGTACTCCCTCTTGGGTTCCATCCTTTCCAaccttcttcttgttcttggcACCTCTCTCCTCTGCGGAGGCTTGGCCAACATTAAAAAGGAACAAAGATACGACAGA AAACAGGCGGATGTGAACTCGCTCCTCCTGTTGCTTGGATTGCTATGCCACCTATTGCCCTTGATGTTCAAGTATGCGGCCTCCGGGGTTGACAATTTCACAGATCGCTATACCCTTCAGTTGTCAAGAGCAAGCAGCATTGTCATGCTTATAGCATACATTGCATACATCTTCTTCCAATTAAAAACCCACAGGGAAATTTTTGAATCACAAGAG GATGACgaggaggaagagaaggcaGTTATAGGATTTTGGAGTGCCTTTGCTTGGCTGGTTGGCATGACGATCATCATAGCTGTGCTATCGGAGTACGTCGTGGGAACCATCGAG GCCGCATCGGACTCTTGGGGAATTTCTGTTAGCTTCATAAGCATAATTTTGCTACCAATCGTTGGAAATGCAGCAGAACATGCTGGATCGATCATCTTTGCATTCAAGAACAAGTTG GACATATCTCTTGGTGTGGCTCTGGGATCTGCAACTCAAATTTCCATGTTTGTG GTTCCTCTAAGCGTAATTGTTGCTTGGATAATGGGTATCCGCATGGATCTTGATTTCAGTCTTCTTGAAACTGGTTCTCTTGCTTTTACGATCATTATCACAGCCTTCACTTTACAG GATGGAACCTCGCATTACATGAAAGGAGTCATACTTTTCCTATGCTACCTTGTCATTGGTGCTTGCTTTTTTGTCGATAACATCCCCATGA ATGAAACAACCAGCAACTTGGGTGTTAAACTATCCTCAGGAGCTAGCCTGAATGCTTGA
- the LOC109009839 gene encoding dehydrodolichyl diphosphate synthase 2-like produces the protein MLSLLLPIPANNTLIPLRPNSSRSRRTGAESHPFSPLPSRKLQGQVETTTLVKVALRENVREEGRGGNSIAGDSPEGEPLPEDVREDMMPKHVAVIMDGNARWAKLRRLPTSAGHEAGSRSLRELVELCSHWGIRVLTVFAFSYDNWIRPKVEVDFLMTLFEREIKSQLQNFLREGIKISVIGDSSKLPESLQRLISDAEETTKNNSRLQLIVAVSYSGKYDIVQACKSIASKVKDGVIQLEDVGEGLIEQELETNCTEFPYPDLLIRTSGEQRVSNFLLWQLAYTEFFFVQALWPDFGKAEFVEALKSFQQRQRRYGSRH, from the exons ATGCTATCCTTGTTGCTTCCAATTCCAGCCAATAACACTCTTATTCCCCTTAGACCCAATTCCTCTCGCTCTCGCCGGACTGGAGCCGAATCTCACCCCTTCTCTCCGCTTCCTTCTCGTAAACTTCAAGGGCAGGTCGAAACAACTACCTTGGTCAAAGTAGCCCTCCGAGAAAATGTCAGAGAGGAGGGAAGAGGCGGAAACTCCATCGCCGGTGACTCACCGGAGGGAGAGCCTTTACCGGAGGATGTCCGGGAAGACATGATGCCGAAGCATGTGGCGGTTATCATGGACGGAAATGCGAGGTGGGCCAAACTGAGGAGGTTACCGACCTCGGCGGGACACGAGGCCGGTTCACGGTCCCTGCGGGAGCTCGTTGAGCTCTGTTCCCACTGGGGGATCCGGGTTCTCACCGTTTTCGCCTTTTCTTACGACAATTGGATTCGGCCAAAG GTGGAGGTTGATTTCTTGATGACGTTGTTCGAAAGAGAGATCAAGTCACAACTTCAAAATTTTCTGAG GGAAGGCATTAAAATAAGTGTGATTGGTGATTCATCCAAGCTTCCAGAGTCTCTACAGAGATTGATAAGTGATGCAGAGGAGACCACAAAAAACAACTCTAGACTCCAACTCATTGTGGCAGTTAGCTACAGTGGGAAATATGACATCGTGCAAGCATGCAAAAGTATTGCTAGCAAAGTTAAAGATGGCGTTATTCAACTGGAAGACGTCGGTGAAGGTCTAATTGAACAGGAATTAGAAACAAACTGTACTGAATTTCCCTACCCTGATCTGCTAATACGAACCAGTGGCGAACAAAGAGTCAGCAACTTCCTGTTGTGGCAGCTGGCCTACACCGAGTTTTTCTTTGTGCAAGCACTCTGGCCTGATTTTGGGAAAGCTGAGTTTGTAGAGGCCCTAAAATCATTTCAGCAAAGACAGAGACGCTATGGTTCGCGCCATTAG
- the LOC109009834 gene encoding uncharacterized protein LOC109009834 has protein sequence MPIGRNTRRYIQQITTQPKRYKAGPRRLSLYPHDDVLVVTMLVANFTTRRILINNGNSADILFWDAFTWMGIDPSRLQPVPMLLKGFSGDMVQLVGIITLSVLIGKAPYTPSTMADFIVVKALSSYNIILGRPTLNSLKAVMSTYHLKMKFSNPMGVREVRGKQMLAQDFYVQELKLQGAGSM, from the coding sequence ATGCCAATAGGGCGCAATACCAGGAGGTATATTCAGCAGATCACCACCCAGCCAAAAAGATACAAGGCAGGCCCACGCCGATTATCTCTTTACCCCCACGATGACGTCCTGGTAGTGACCATGCTGGTCGCTAACTTCACCACCAGGAGAATCCTCATCAATAATGGCAACTCTGCGGACATTCTCTTTTGGGATGCCTTCACCTGGATGGGGATTGATCCCTCCCGCTTGCAGCCGGTGCCCATGCTGTTAAAAGGGTTTTCTGGGGATATGGTTCAGTTGGTGGGAATCATCACCCTTTCAGTCTTAATTGGCAAAGCCCCATACACCCCCTCCACCATGGCCGACTTCATAGTAGTGAAGGCCCTCTCATCGTACAACATCATACTGGGGCGACCTACCCTCAATAGCCTGAAGGCAGTGATGTCAACCTACCACTTAAAGATGAAATTCTCAAACCCCATGGGAGTAAGAGAGGTCCGGGGCAAGCAGATGTTAGCACAAGACTTCTACGTGCAAGAGTTGAAGCTGCAGGGGGCGGGATCCATGTAG